A stretch of DNA from Arthrobacter jiangjiafuii:
CCGGCAACAGTTCCGGCCGGACCAGCCGGGGAATGATCGCGCTGCGCGCCGGATGGTTCAGCCCGCCGGCGCCGGCGTTCACGGCGACCAGGGCGTAGAGCAGCCATACGTTGCCCACGCCCGCCCACGCCTGGGCGGCGATCCCGATGGTGGAGACCCACAGCAGCACCGAGGAGAAGAGGGCGACCTTGCGCCGGTCGTATGCGTCCACGATGGAGCCGCCGTACAGCCCGGCCAGGACCAGTGGCACCAGCCCGACCAGGCCCAGCAGCCCGACGTAAAAGCTGGACTGCGTCAGGGAATAGACCTCCAGGCTGACCGCCACCAGGGTGAGCTGGGTGCCGACGGCGGAGAGCGCCGTTCCGGTCCACAGGCGGCGGAATTCGGGGCTTTCGCGCAGCGGAGAGAGGTCGGCGAGGAGTCTGGGCATTCGAGCAGTCTAAGCGGGATATCAGCGGCTCTCGTTCCCGGGGCTCCCGGCCCGTCACACGGTAATCGACAGCATGCTTACGATGGAGGCGAGTTGCCGCAGCCAGCCTGGGAGGAAAGATGTTCACTCGAAACGTCGCTGACGGAATCCACCGGATCGAACATGCCTACGTCAACACCTACCTGGTGGAGGACGACGACGGCCTGGCCATCATCGACGCCGGGCTGCCGGGTATGTGGCCGCAGCTGTCGCGGGTGGTGCGGGAGCTGGGGTACGGGCCGGGGTCGGTGAAGGCCCTGGTGCTGACCCACGCCCACTTTGACCACGTGGGTACCGCGGCCCGGATCCGCCGGGAGTTCCGGGCCCCCATCCTGGTGCACGACGGCGACCGGTACATCGCCGCGCACCCCGACCGGTACGGGCACGAAAACAATCGGTTCCTGTATCCGGTCCGGTATCCCAAGTCCATCCCGTACCTGGGCGCGATGACATTGGCCGGTGCCCTGAACGTCCGCGGTGTCACCGATGTGCACAGCCTGGGCGGGGACAGCGGCGCCGTCCTGCCCGGCCGGCCGCAGGTCATCTTCACTCCCGGGCACACCGCCGGGCACGTGGCCCTGCACTATCCGGAGCGGGACGTGCTGATCTGCGGAGATTCCCTCGTCACCCTCAATCCCTACACCGGTTCCAAGGGGCCACAGATCGTGTCCGGAGCCGCCACGGCCAACAGCGCGGAGGCGCTGGCCTCCCTGGGCCGGCTGGCCGCGACGAACGCTCCGCTGCTGTTGACCGGCCACGGCGAGCCGTGGACCGGCGGAGCCGGCGCCGCCGTCGAACAGGCCCTGGCCCGCGGCGCATCCTAGGGCCCGTCCAGCTCCTGCTCCACCACCGCCAGCAGCCGGCGGTCGCCGATCGGGCGGAAGTGGCCCATGGTTTCCAGCTGGATATTCCGGGCACCGGGCAGATAGCTGCCGCCCGGAATGTGCGGATCGAAGCGGCTGTACACCGAGGTGATGCGGGCGTTGACGTCGCTGCTGCGCTGCAGCCGGCGCAGGAACCTGTTTCGCGGCGCAAAAGCGCGGATGGAGGGCAGCACAAAGAAGTTCGCATAGACGGAGCCGGAAAAGGGCGTATTGACCGCCACCATCTTCTCCACCCGGCGGCTGCCTTCGGGCAGGAGCATAAGCTGCTTGCCGATCAGCCC
This window harbors:
- a CDS encoding MBL fold metallo-hydrolase, which gives rise to MFTRNVADGIHRIEHAYVNTYLVEDDDGLAIIDAGLPGMWPQLSRVVRELGYGPGSVKALVLTHAHFDHVGTAARIRREFRAPILVHDGDRYIAAHPDRYGHENNRFLYPVRYPKSIPYLGAMTLAGALNVRGVTDVHSLGGDSGAVLPGRPQVIFTPGHTAGHVALHYPERDVLICGDSLVTLNPYTGSKGPQIVSGAATANSAEALASLGRLAATNAPLLLTGHGEPWTGGAGAAVEQALARGAS